The Prochlorococcus marinus XMU1404 region AAATATTGAAGAAGTTGCTATGAAAATAATCAATAAAATTCATAAAGAAATAATTAGTTAATCTGGTTCAATCCTTACTGCAAACCATTTGATAACATATCCAAATTTTATTTCTAATTCATAAGTGCTTTCCAATAATTCTTCAAAAAATTCCTGATCAAGATCTTCTATATTTTGATATATTGTTTGTGTTTCTGTCTTACTAAGCCAATTCTTTAACCATAAAATTGCTTCTTGCTTTGATACAATTTTTTCTTTTGAATCTGGCTCTAATAATACATAATGATCTGATGCTCTTATTAGTGGATTTGACATAATGAAAATTCTTCTTGGATTAATTCTTTGCTTTACTTTTCAAGTAATTTTTTTAGAAAGTTCCTTAGCTTTAGTAAATTCTAACGTACGAGAGTTTTTAGAAAATCGTGTAAATCAATGGCCAGAATTATATTTACCAAATTTTAAATTATCTGATACATCTAAAGATTTAATTTATCCTAAGTGGTTCGAGGGGAATTGGATTGTTACTTCTCAAGATATAATTAATGATTCAGAAGAGCCAGTTATTTATAAAGTAAATTTCTTTAAGAATGATTCAGATTTAATTGTTGGTAATCGTGCAAAAAATTCTGAATCTATTGGAAAAGCAATATTTGGTGACACCTTAATCAAGGTTGTAAATGATCCTCAATCAATTAGTAATCAAATTACTTATTTAAAAGATGATTTTTATATTGATTCAAGAATTACGGGGAGAAATCAGATCCAAGATGATGATATTTTTTTCGCAGATGAGCTAGTTATACAAACAGCGCATAAGCCAGGTGCTTCAAGGATCAATCAGGTAGAGACAATTAGTAAATTTCAAAAATGTTCTGAAGAAATATTGGAAGTTAATAATTCAATCAAACCATCAATTTGTGGAGTGCAATATGTTGCTTCATATGGTTCAAAAGTTGGTGATCCTTCTATTCATGCTATTAAAACAAATAAATATAAATTGACTTTTGAATTTATTGAGAATTAGCACTGAAAAGATATTCTTCTAAGTTGTTCCTCCACATGAAAAGATTTTCTAGATAAGGGTTATTTATGTATTCTTGACTCCCCTCTCCAGAAAGAATTGGCCCTGCAGACTTTGGAAATTTAAGAAGGGATAATTGAGCTGCAATTGAAATATCTGCAATAGATATACTATCTCCAACTAAATATTTTTTGTTGATCAAAGATTTTGATAAAGCTTCTAGTAACTTTTGGAGTTCTAAATTATCTTTAGAAGACAACACTACATTAGAGATTTTACTAAGATTTCCAAAAGGTAATTTATCAACAATACTTTTAACTGAAGAGGGTATTTCATCCGGAATTAATGCAGTTCTCAGCTTTGGATTTTCTATTGCAGATTTTATTAAAGCTTTTCTACAAGTTGTTGCCATTGCAGTATCTGCCCAGTCTTCAATTAATTTGCATTGCGCAAATAACATTGGGTCTTCAGGAAAGAGTGGATTGTTATCATTTTTTTTATCTAAATATTCGCAAATAGTTGAAGAGTCACTAATAATTTGATCATTACTATCTACAATTACAGGGACTTGTTTCTGACCTGATAATTTGAAGATTTCAAATTGACCTATTCCAGGTGTTACTTCTTCAACTCGATATTGTAGTTTTTTTGCATGAAGAGCCATTCTTGTTTTTAAACAAAAAGCACTATGCCTAAATTGATATAATGTAATCATGCTGTTTAAGGTTTGTTAAAACTTAGCTAAAAAAGTAATCTATTTGTGGAGCTGATGGGCGAATTTTTCTCTAATGTTGCAAGATATCCAAAGTATTTGATATCTATCATTGTTGGGGGACTTGTTGCTTTGCTTGAACCTTTATTTAAGAATAGATCAAATCCACTCACAATAGTAGGTTTGATATCTTCTGTCTTAAGTGCTTTCATAACTGTTTATTTTGTCTTGCAAGCGATGACAAACCCAATAAATTTACAATCATAATGCCAAATAATTACCGTCTTGCAAAAGTTTCTTCTCTTTTGAAGAAAGAAATTACTCTTATTTTGCAGAATGATTTAGAAAATGATCTTATTAGAGATCATTTCGTCAATATTTCTAAGATTGATTTATCAGGTGATTTGCAACACTGTAAAATTTATATAACTTCAACTGCTCAAGAGAAAGTGAGGAAAGAGATTGTTGAAAACTTGAATACTGCTAAAAGCTCTATAAGGCATAGTTTAGGAAAAAGAATTGAGATGAGAAGAGTTCCAGAGATAATTTTTAAAGACGATGTTGTTCTTGATAAAGGATTATCAGTCTTGAAACTTCTCGATGAATTAAAAAATAAAAATCAAAATCATAATGTTGAGGACAAAGATGCCAAAAGTTGATCTACCCCTTGATCAAAGAAATATAATTATTACTCGATCAAAAGAAGGGATATTGGATATAAAAAAGATATTCATAAGCAAGGGCGCCAATGTATTTGATTTACCTGCAATAAGTATTGCTGATCCTGATGATTTGAAACCTCTTGATGAAGCATTAAATCAAATAAATGATTTTCATTGGATTATTTTTTCCAGTAGTAATGGGATCAAATTTGTTGATAAAAGACTTAGACATTTTAATAGTTCATTAAAAGAATGTTCTAAAAAAACAAAAATCGCAGTAGTCGGAGAAAAAACCTCAAAAACTCTTGATGATTTTGGGATTAAGGCTGATTTCATACCTCCAGAATTTGTTGCTGAAAGTTTAATTGATAATTTCCCAGTATCTGGTTATGGACTTCGAGTTTTTGTACCAAGAGTTCAAACAGGTGGTAGGGATTTAATTGCAGATCAATTTAGAAAGGCTGGTTCTCGTGTATTTGAGGTTGCTGCATATGAAACTAGATGTCCTGAATCAATTCCGGAAGAAACAATTGAGATTATTTCTAATCGAAAAGTCGATGCAATTATTTTCTCAAGCGGTAAAACCGTAGTAAATGCTGCCTTTTTACTAGAAAAAAAACTTGGTAAACAATGGTTAGAATATTTTGATCAAATTAAGTTATTAACTATTGGACCTCAGACAACAAAAATATGTAACAAGATTTTTGGAAGAGTTGATAGTCAGGCACAAAAATATACTTTTGAAGGACTACTAGATGTAGCAATTAATATCTTTAATTAGAAAAATTTTTTTTATAGTTCTTTTCAACTAAATCTTTGAACCTATCAATATTGGCCTGTAATTCGTTTGTAACCATTTTCCCTAAAATATTTTCTTCCATAAACCGAGCAATCATTTTTGGTAGTTCATAAGTTATTGCTAAATTTACCGTAGTGATTTGATCAGTTTTACTCTCGAAAACTACTGATCCCTCAGTTGGTAAACCTCCTATTGATTTCCATTTAAGTTTGCTTTTTTCAACCCTTTCTGTAATTTGAGCTTTCCATTTAAACCTAAAGCCATTTGCAGCTAAAGTCCATTCTGTTAAATCTGGTAACGTATTAGTTTCTTCGTCAACTGTTTTTACAGATTCAATCCAGCTCATCCAAAGTGACATTGAGTCTAAATCGCTCCATGTGTCCCATACATTTTCAAGAGGCGCATTAACAACTGTTATTACGTCATGTTTTAGCCAAGTACCCATTAGTTAACTTACTGCAAGATTTTTTGCTAATTCGGCTTTCTTCTCTAAAATTGCGGCGGCAGCTAAATGACCACTCATTGTAGCTCCCTCCATAGAGTCTATATAATCTTGTTTTGTATAACTACCAGCCATGAAGAAATTAGATATAGATGTTTTTTGATCGGGTCTGAAAGGTTCCATACCGGGAGCTTCTCTATAGAGTGATTGTGGAATTTGTACTACGTTGCTCCAAAGCAATTTAAGGTTTTTTG contains the following coding sequences:
- a CDS encoding chlororespiratory reduction protein 7, whose product is MSNPLIRASDHYVLLEPDSKEKIVSKQEAILWLKNWLSKTETQTIYQNIEDLDQEFFEELLESTYELEIKFGYVIKWFAVRIEPD
- a CDS encoding DUF6816 family protein, with amino-acid sequence MKILLGLILCFTFQVIFLESSLALVNSNVREFLENRVNQWPELYLPNFKLSDTSKDLIYPKWFEGNWIVTSQDIINDSEEPVIYKVNFFKNDSDLIVGNRAKNSESIGKAIFGDTLIKVVNDPQSISNQITYLKDDFYIDSRITGRNQIQDDDIFFADELVIQTAHKPGASRINQVETISKFQKCSEEILEVNNSIKPSICGVQYVASYGSKVGDPSIHAIKTNKYKLTFEFIEN
- a CDS encoding glutathione S-transferase family protein; the protein is MITLYQFRHSAFCLKTRMALHAKKLQYRVEEVTPGIGQFEIFKLSGQKQVPVIVDSNDQIISDSSTICEYLDKKNDNNPLFPEDPMLFAQCKLIEDWADTAMATTCRKALIKSAIENPKLRTALIPDEIPSSVKSIVDKLPFGNLSKISNVVLSSKDNLELQKLLEALSKSLINKKYLVGDSISIADISIAAQLSLLKFPKSAGPILSGEGSQEYINNPYLENLFMWRNNLEEYLFSANSQ
- a CDS encoding DUF751 family protein, with translation MGEFFSNVARYPKYLISIIVGGLVALLEPLFKNRSNPLTIVGLISSVLSAFITVYFVLQAMTNPINLQS
- the rbfA gene encoding 30S ribosome-binding factor RbfA, which gives rise to MPNNYRLAKVSSLLKKEITLILQNDLENDLIRDHFVNISKIDLSGDLQHCKIYITSTAQEKVRKEIVENLNTAKSSIRHSLGKRIEMRRVPEIIFKDDVVLDKGLSVLKLLDELKNKNQNHNVEDKDAKS
- a CDS encoding uroporphyrinogen-III synthase, which produces MPKVDLPLDQRNIIITRSKEGILDIKKIFISKGANVFDLPAISIADPDDLKPLDEALNQINDFHWIIFSSSNGIKFVDKRLRHFNSSLKECSKKTKIAVVGEKTSKTLDDFGIKADFIPPEFVAESLIDNFPVSGYGLRVFVPRVQTGGRDLIADQFRKAGSRVFEVAAYETRCPESIPEETIEIISNRKVDAIIFSSGKTVVNAAFLLEKKLGKQWLEYFDQIKLLTIGPQTTKICNKIFGRVDSQAQKYTFEGLLDVAINIFN
- a CDS encoding SRPBCC family protein — its product is MGTWLKHDVITVVNAPLENVWDTWSDLDSMSLWMSWIESVKTVDEETNTLPDLTEWTLAANGFRFKWKAQITERVEKSKLKWKSIGGLPTEGSVVFESKTDQITTVNLAITYELPKMIARFMEENILGKMVTNELQANIDRFKDLVEKNYKKNFSN